A part of Geothrix oryzae genomic DNA contains:
- a CDS encoding RidA family protein, protein MAPTPIRIPVAAPGSPAPIGPYSRAVWAGDLLYLSGQTPIDPATGRLVPGDIGAQTHRAFDNLEAVLGDAGLTMDQVIKVNVYLTTMAHFQAMNAAYESRFRAPYPARTTVAVAELPLGAAVEIELVAKR, encoded by the coding sequence ATGGCTCCCACCCCGATCCGCATCCCCGTCGCCGCCCCCGGCTCGCCCGCGCCCATCGGGCCCTACTCCCGGGCCGTGTGGGCGGGCGACCTGCTCTACCTCTCGGGCCAGACGCCCATCGACCCGGCCACGGGCCGCCTGGTGCCGGGCGACATCGGGGCCCAGACGCACCGGGCCTTCGACAACCTCGAAGCCGTGCTGGGCGACGCCGGGCTGACGATGGACCAGGTCATCAAGGTCAATGTCTACCTCACGACCATGGCCCACTTCCAGGCCATGAACGCCGCCTACGAATCCAGGTTCCGGGCGCCCTACCCCGCGCGCACCACCGTCGCCGTGGCCGAGCTTCCCCTGGGCGCCGCGGTGGAGATCGAGCTCGTGGCGAAACGCTAG
- a CDS encoding 5-carboxymethyl-2-hydroxymuconate Delta-isomerase, translating to MPHCLLEHSANLLDAPDWTGLLREVNRTLADTGLFTLADIKSRVIRHETFVIGDGAPDQAFVTLNLQILGGRPDEVKAGLSEALLAVLKPAFPLTAGKMRLSLTVQISDLHRPSYRRQTSP from the coding sequence GTGCCCCACTGCCTCCTCGAACACTCCGCCAACCTCCTCGACGCGCCCGACTGGACGGGCCTGTTGCGGGAGGTCAACCGGACCCTGGCGGACACGGGCCTGTTCACGCTGGCCGACATCAAGAGCCGCGTGATCCGGCACGAGACTTTCGTCATCGGCGACGGCGCGCCGGACCAAGCCTTCGTCACCCTGAACCTGCAGATCCTCGGCGGCCGCCCGGACGAGGTGAAGGCCGGACTCAGCGAGGCCCTGCTGGCGGTGCTGAAGCCCGCCTTCCCCCTCACCGCCGGGAAGATGCGGCTCAGCCTCACGGTCCAGATCTCGGACCTCCACCGTCCCAGCTACCGCCGACAGACCAGCCCCTAG
- a CDS encoding DUF6920 family protein → MTRPLSLDDLWRSVPPGTETYDPSSRRTLPSGAQRFLNHAVAPGTRLPEAVRLVMTGTIRLKGWHPFEAEQVIVRSRGMIWAAKVRMKGLTIRGSDRLLEGRGAMHWALFGLIPFLRAEGPDITRSARGRLRAESIWLPSLLADPAVTWTQEGEDRLRAEVPVDGEPGDLHLHTDEAGRLREVRLLRWGNPGGGGFREEPFGGLVEAEETFQGLTIPTRLRVGWHPGTPRFDAEGEFFRAELRQVAFR, encoded by the coding sequence GTGACCCGGCCCCTGTCCCTCGACGACCTCTGGCGCTCGGTCCCACCGGGCACCGAGACCTATGATCCCTCCTCGCGGCGGACCCTGCCCTCCGGGGCGCAGCGCTTCCTGAACCATGCGGTGGCACCCGGCACCCGGCTGCCCGAGGCCGTGCGCCTCGTCATGACGGGCACGATCCGCCTGAAGGGCTGGCATCCCTTCGAGGCCGAACAGGTCATCGTGCGGAGCCGGGGCATGATCTGGGCCGCGAAGGTGCGGATGAAGGGCCTGACCATCCGCGGCTCGGACCGCCTGCTGGAAGGTCGGGGGGCCATGCACTGGGCCCTCTTCGGCCTGATCCCCTTCCTCAGGGCCGAGGGCCCGGACATCACCCGCTCGGCCCGGGGCCGCCTGCGGGCAGAATCCATCTGGCTGCCCTCCCTGCTGGCGGATCCGGCCGTGACCTGGACCCAGGAAGGCGAGGACCGCCTCCGCGCCGAGGTGCCGGTGGACGGCGAGCCCGGGGACCTGCACCTCCACACCGACGAAGCGGGGCGCCTGCGCGAAGTGCGCCTGCTCCGCTGGGGGAATCCCGGGGGCGGGGGCTTCCGCGAGGAGCCCTTCGGCGGCCTCGTGGAGGCCGAAGAGACCTTCCAGGGCCTGACCATCCCCACCCGCCTCCGCGTGGGCTGGCACCCGGGCACGCCGCGCTTCGATGCGGAGGGCGAGTTCTTCCGCGCGGAGCTCCGGCAGGTGGCGTTCCGCTAG
- a CDS encoding DUF2164 domain-containing protein has product MDIKLSPDTEKRLHGAIQRFVAEEYGESVGDLGAGTFLSFCLKELGPAIYNQAIADAQACLQERVTDLENICFAEETSYWDQGGRKGVTRKPGLRR; this is encoded by the coding sequence ATGGACATCAAACTCTCCCCCGACACCGAGAAGCGCCTGCACGGGGCCATCCAGCGCTTCGTGGCCGAGGAGTACGGCGAGAGCGTGGGCGACCTGGGGGCGGGGACCTTCCTCTCCTTCTGCCTGAAGGAGCTCGGCCCGGCCATCTACAACCAGGCCATCGCCGACGCCCAGGCCTGCCTGCAGGAGCGGGTCACGGACCTGGAGAACATCTGCTTCGCGGAGGAGACCAGCTACTGGGACCAGGGCGGCCGCAAGGGCGTCACGCGGAAACCCGGCCTCCGGCGCTAG